CAGGACGACGAAGTCGGTGACCCCTTCGCGGCGCAGCCGGACGGCGGCACCCAGGCCGCCGAATCCGGATCCGATCACCGCCACTCGTACATGCTCGTGCTGGCTCATGCCGCAGCCTCCCACTGAACGCCCCAACGCTGCCAGCAATCACTGGCATGATTGGGAGGGTAGAGCAGCCGCATACCCAGCGGTAGGGGTCGGACCCGACAAGTTACCCGCGGTACAACATAGGCTTCCCCTGTGGCAGACGGACGCGAGTACCGCATGGAGGAGCTGGCCAAGGAGGCCGGCATCACGGTGCGCACCGTGCGCTTCTACCGCGAGCGGGGACTGATCCCGCCGCCCCGCCGCGAAGGCCGAATCGCCTGGTACGACGAGCACCACCTGGCCCGGCTCCGTACGATCGCCGCCCTGCTGGAACGCGGCCACACACTCAACGGCATCGCGGACCTCGCCACCGCGTTCGACAGCGGACGCGACGTCGGCGAGGTACTCGGCCTCGGCGAACCCACCGAGGAGACCCCGGTCCGCCTCAGCCCCGAGGAGCTCGCGGACTACTTCGAAGGCGATGTCACCGCCGAGAACCTGGCCGCGGCCCTGGACCTCGGCTACCTGGCGACGGACGGCGAGGAGATCGTCCACATCAGCCGCCGCCTGCTGGAGGTCTCGTCGGCGCTGGTACGGGAGGGTGTACCACTCTCGGTGGTCCTGGACGCGGGCCGCCGGGTCCGCACCCACGCGGAGGCACTGGCCGAACTCTTCGTCGAGGTACTGCGCGCCCACACCCCGGAGGGCGAGTCGGAACGACTGCGCCCGCTGGCGAAGAGCGTGGTGGACGCGGAACTCTCGATGGCCCTGGACCGCCGCCTGCGCGACACCTCGCCGCCGAGGTCCGCGGCCGCGGGCCCGAGCCCGGCCGTCGCCCCGGCCCCGGCCCCGGACGAACTCCGGTCCTAGCCGGCAGCGTCACGGCTTGCTGGTAGCAGCAGGCGACTTCTCTACCCGGTCCGTGCCATGCCGTTCACCCTTCCGGCGAGCAAGGCCATTCGGGCGGGGCTTCCCGGCGTCCGCTAAAGCTCGTAGACCGCCGTCACCGGCGCGTGGTCGCTCCAGCGCTCGCCGTGCGTCGCCGCACGCTCCACCCATGCCTTCACCGCGCGCCGCGCGAGACCCGGCGTCGCCACTTGGTAGTCGATGCGCCAGCCCGTGTCGGTGTCAAAAGCCCGCCCCCGGTACGACCACCAGGAGTACGGCCCCTCCTCGTCCGGATGCAGCGCCCGCACCACATCCACGTACTCCGCCTCGGAGAGGACCCGGGTCAGCCACTCCCGCTCCTCGGGCAGGAA
The Streptomyces lunaelactis genome window above contains:
- a CDS encoding MerR family transcriptional regulator — protein: MEELAKEAGITVRTVRFYRERGLIPPPRREGRIAWYDEHHLARLRTIAALLERGHTLNGIADLATAFDSGRDVGEVLGLGEPTEETPVRLSPEELADYFEGDVTAENLAAALDLGYLATDGEEIVHISRRLLEVSSALVREGVPLSVVLDAGRRVRTHAEALAELFVEVLRAHTPEGESERLRPLAKSVVDAELSMALDRRLRDTSPPRSAAAGPSPAVAPAPAPDELRS